Within Streptomyces antibioticus, the genomic segment CGAACCAGGCGAATCCCCGTGCTTGTTCGATGCGGTCGGACTCGTTTGGCTTCCTTGAATTCAGCTCGAACCCCAACGGTATCGAGGATGATTTCGCCGGGCTGCCGATCGGCTGATAGTGAAAGCAGGAAGCTCCTCCGGTACCGAGGTGCCGGCGGAGCTTTTCAGCAGGCAGGGGAAGAACCAGCTTGCGGTCCTGAGTCCGGAATGGGCCTACTTCCAGATCTGCCAGTCGCTGCCGTTGCATGTGTTGGTGTAGACGCGGCCATCGGCGTCACCGTCGAGACACAGACCGGTCTGCCGGTTGACGATCTGCATGCCGTCGCCCTTCCAGTTCTCATACCACTGCTGATAGTAATTCGCCTTGCGGTCGCAGGGCTCGATGTAGACCTTGCCCACTCCGCTCCCGTCGGCGTACCAGCTGGTAAGGCAGCGGCCTTCGAAAAACGTGTTCCTGGTCGTGATCTTCCAGGCGCCGTTCGGGTTCTCAAGACTTTCCTGTGAATCGTCCCATCTGATGCTGACTCCCTTGGGGACGTCGACGCAATGAACCAAGGCCCCGGCGCTGGTGTCGACGTTGGCGGTGTTCCAGACTCGGAGACACCCGCCCGTCTGCTTGTTGCGCCACAGGATATTGTCGGATGCCGACGCAGGTGTAGAGACAGCCACCAGAATTGCAGGCACCGCGGCAGCGCAATGGCGGCGCGAGTTTTCGACACCTTATTCATGAGTCTCCCCGTTTCGCTTGGAACGCAAAGTCCGGGGCCTGCAGAAATAGGTCAATTTCCCCCGGATGTTCCTGGATTCTACGCGAGTGGATTTGAGATGCATAAGGAAGTTGATCAAGGCTTGAGCCGGAATGCGATGCTCCACTTCTCGCCGTCCGGTCGCTTCGTCCGACCCGTAATGCTCTGCGATCGAGGGCCACGACGGAGACTGCGGATCCGGCGGTACGGCGGCATGTCGCCTACTGCCACTGCGGCACCCAACGCTGCGCCGCCCCCGACACCCCCGCACACTGCGCGGGCACCGTCGTGCTGATCCTGCGCCACGCCCCGACCGTGGGCCGCGTGTGGAGCGTCGAGGAAGTCTGTGCGGGCTGTGCCCCGCTCATCGCACACGTCGCCGTCCTAGCCCGCGCGGCGGCACGCCCGCCCCGCACCCACCGAGAAGCCCCCCGCCCCCGTGCCCCCACACGGCCTGGCCCGGACGTGACCGCGTGGAGAGCCCGTCCGACGGGCGGACCCTCCACGCGCACCGTCAAGCCGGCACTCCGAGCAGGGCCACCGGCGTCGAGGTCGGCTGCTTCGATCCACCGGCCGGCTCCACCGTGATGCCGATGCCCGAGGCACCGTCGACGGCTCCCTGCATGAGTACGGCCTGACTGCTGCGGTCGGGGTCCATCAGGCCGGCCGAACGCATCTTCCCGCCGTCGTCGGCGAACCACAGCTGGTACACCTTGCCCCGCGGCGGCGCGGACATCCCTGAGGCGACGAACACGGCCCGCTCCCGGCTGGCGGAGACCACCAGCGTGCCCGCGCCGCCCGCCACCTTCGCCGAACGCGACTTGGCATCAGGCGCGGCCAGCACGCCCGCCACGTCCTCAACCTGCCGCTGCGCCCGGGCGGCCTCGCGTGACGCGTCCTGGGCACGCTCGTACTGCCACACGGCGGTGCCGCCGAACACGGCGGCGGCCACACTCGCGGCCAGCGCCCACCGCGCCAGGGCCCCTCCGCGCAGCGCGCCACGGCGTACCCGCT encodes:
- a CDS encoding RICIN domain-containing protein, with the protein product MPAILVAVSTPASASDNILWRNKQTGGCLRVWNTANVDTSAGALVHCVDVPKGVSIRWDDSQESLENPNGAWKITTRNTFFEGRCLTSWYADGSGVGKVYIEPCDRKANYYQQWYENWKGDGMQIVNRQTGLCLDGDADGRVYTNTCNGSDWQIWK
- a CDS encoding anti-sigma factor is translated as MTTADLHTLAGAYAVHALDGQERAAFERHLVGCDACEQEVAEFTATAGRLALASTVRARPVMREQVLQRITTVRQVSPGAAPLERVRRGALRGGALARWALAASVAAAVFGGTAVWQYERAQDASREAARAQRQVEDVAGVLAAPDAKSRSAKVAGGAGTLVVSASRERAVFVASGMSAPPRGKVYQLWFADDGGKMRSAGLMDPDRSSQAVLMQGAVDGASGIGITVEPAGGSKQPTSTPVALLGVPA